A genomic stretch from bacterium includes:
- a CDS encoding succinate--CoA ligase subunit alpha — translation MSIFITKDTTFIIQGITGREAVNLTRENLDYGAKIVGGVTPGRRGRDVYGVPVYDSVKQIAEAHGTPDGSIVSVPPRFTRDAVFEALENGIKLIVVVTENIPRGQVAQMVELAELRGARIIGPNCLGIISPDEAKMGGMGGPAANTRQAYTKGPIGVMSRSGGMTTEIASTLTAAGLGQSTCVSIGGDAIVGTTYAELMPYFEADSETKAIAIYSEPGGRMEAELAEWVKVNDSRLPIVAFMAGRFMDEMKGMRFGHAGTIVEGKEDTTSEKIERMEAAGISVAERIEEIPDLLRKRMAEAN, via the coding sequence ATGTCGATCTTCATCACGAAAGACACCACGTTCATCATCCAGGGCATCACCGGCCGCGAGGCGGTGAACCTCACCCGTGAGAACCTGGACTACGGCGCAAAGATCGTCGGCGGCGTCACGCCGGGCCGGCGCGGGCGCGATGTCTACGGCGTACCGGTCTACGACTCGGTCAAGCAGATCGCCGAGGCTCATGGCACGCCGGACGGCTCGATCGTCTCCGTGCCGCCGCGCTTCACCCGCGACGCGGTTTTCGAGGCCCTCGAGAACGGCATCAAGCTGATCGTCGTCGTGACGGAGAACATCCCCCGCGGCCAGGTCGCCCAGATGGTCGAGCTCGCAGAGCTGCGTGGCGCCCGCATCATCGGGCCGAACTGCCTGGGCATCATCTCGCCGGACGAGGCCAAGATGGGCGGCATGGGTGGCCCCGCGGCCAATACCCGGCAGGCCTATACCAAGGGGCCAATCGGCGTGATGTCCCGCTCCGGCGGAATGACGACCGAGATTGCCTCCACGCTCACGGCCGCGGGCCTGGGCCAGAGCACCTGCGTCTCGATCGGCGGCGATGCGATCGTCGGAACCACCTACGCCGAGCTGATGCCCTACTTCGAGGCCGACAGCGAAACGAAAGCCATCGCCATCTACTCGGAGCCCGGCGGCCGCATGGAGGCGGAGCTCGCGGAGTGGGTCAAGGTGAACGACTCCCGGCTACCGATCGTGGCCTTCATGGCGGGCCGTTTCATGGATGAGATGAAGGGCATGCGCTTCGGCCACGCCGGCACGATCGTCGAAGGCAAGGAAGACACGACCAGCGAGAAGATCGAGCGGATGGAAGCGGCCGGCATCTCGGTCGCCGAACGCATCGAAGAAATTCCCGATCTCCTGCGCAAGCGCATGGCGGAGGCCAACTGA
- a CDS encoding matrixin family metalloprotease, whose protein sequence is MRALRSLHRRSPQGQRRGHQALRVLIAALLLFGCASGGTRAKRDNYIRYVAVELPGHEYVTLRWQKHKMPLKIHLPKPPDDFVDDPEAVWDSVRDGVTDWTDVAAPGIPSFVFVDNAGDADIPIVWERKSLGGDRWYIAYAASDIDVFAQRFGIAHILVTARRGDGSEPSLGLLYETVLHEMGHALGLAGHSPDKADIMYPRIVGGRDERLSARDRETLRLLYKRPNGHHIAGARQAD, encoded by the coding sequence ATGCGTGCTCTGCGATCTCTGCATCGACGCAGCCCCCAGGGGCAGCGTCGAGGTCATCAAGCTCTACGAGTCCTGATCGCCGCGCTCCTGCTCTTCGGCTGCGCATCGGGCGGGACCCGGGCGAAGCGCGACAACTATATTCGTTATGTCGCAGTCGAGCTGCCGGGCCACGAGTACGTGACCCTGCGCTGGCAGAAACACAAGATGCCGCTGAAGATCCACCTTCCGAAACCGCCCGACGATTTCGTCGACGATCCGGAGGCCGTCTGGGATAGCGTGCGCGATGGCGTCACGGATTGGACGGATGTTGCGGCGCCAGGCATTCCGAGCTTCGTCTTCGTCGACAACGCGGGCGATGCCGACATCCCGATCGTCTGGGAGCGCAAGAGTCTCGGCGGGGACCGCTGGTACATCGCGTACGCGGCATCCGACATCGACGTCTTCGCCCAGCGCTTCGGCATCGCCCACATCTTGGTGACGGCACGGCGAGGGGACGGCAGCGAACCCTCCCTCGGGCTCCTCTACGAGACCGTCCTCCACGAAATGGGACACGCCCTCGGCCTGGCAGGCCACAGCCCGGACAAGGCCGACATCATGTATCCCAGGATCGTGGGCGGTCGGGACGAACGCCTATCGGCGCGGGATCGCGAGACCCTGCGACTCCTCTACAAGCGGCCCAACGGCCACCACATCGCCGGAGCAAGACAGGCCGACTAA
- the nadA gene encoding quinolinate synthase NadA, translating into MIPERGEDFPDDLEAGILELKERQNAVVLAHYYQESEIQDLADFVGDSLALAQAAASVDKDVIVFCGVNFMAETAKILNPDRKVVVPDLDAGCSLADGCPAPEFRKFIDEHPGAKVLSYINCSADVKAMSDLICTSSNAVKMAREFEGQPLIVAPDRHLARWIGQQANRDDLIIWQGACIVHEQFSAKELTKLRVRHPEAEVLAHPECDASVLDQADFIASTSGIIQRSVEGPADTLIIATEDGVFHEIEKKLEALGKKKTLIQAPGMDESCACNRCPYMRLNTLEKLYLCLRDLKPEITIPEDLRLEALAPIERMLELS; encoded by the coding sequence ATGATCCCTGAGCGTGGCGAAGACTTCCCCGACGATCTCGAGGCCGGAATCCTTGAGCTGAAGGAACGGCAGAACGCTGTCGTGCTCGCCCACTACTACCAGGAATCCGAGATCCAGGATCTCGCTGATTTCGTCGGAGATTCCCTGGCCCTGGCCCAGGCTGCGGCAAGCGTGGACAAGGACGTGATCGTTTTCTGCGGCGTCAATTTCATGGCAGAGACGGCGAAGATCCTGAACCCGGATCGCAAGGTCGTTGTGCCTGATCTCGATGCCGGCTGTTCCCTTGCGGACGGTTGCCCGGCGCCTGAGTTCCGCAAGTTCATCGACGAGCATCCGGGCGCCAAGGTGCTCTCCTACATCAACTGCTCCGCCGACGTGAAGGCGATGAGCGATCTGATCTGCACCTCATCGAATGCCGTGAAGATGGCCCGAGAGTTCGAGGGCCAGCCCTTGATCGTCGCACCGGATCGGCATCTGGCCCGTTGGATCGGTCAGCAAGCGAATCGAGATGACCTGATCATCTGGCAGGGCGCATGCATCGTGCACGAGCAGTTCAGCGCGAAGGAGCTGACGAAGCTCCGGGTGCGACACCCGGAAGCCGAGGTGCTCGCCCATCCGGAGTGCGACGCGTCGGTGCTCGATCAGGCGGATTTCATCGCGTCGACATCGGGCATCATCCAGCGTTCCGTGGAAGGGCCAGCGGACACCTTGATCATCGCGACAGAGGACGGTGTCTTCCACGAGATCGAGAAGAAGCTCGAAGCCCTCGGGAAGAAGAAGACGCTGATCCAGGCACCGGGCATGGACGAAAGCTGCGCCTGCAACCGCTGCCCCTACATGCGCCTCAACACCCTCGAGAAGCTCTACCTCTGCCTGCGCGACCTGAAGCCCGAGATCACCATCCCCGAGGATCTTCGCCTCGAGGCCCTCGCGCCGATCGAGCGCATGCTGGAACTCTCCTAG
- a CDS encoding protein meaA, producing MNDPARPERDRPWVFRTYSGHSSAEASNALYRSNLAKGQTGLSVAFDLPTQTGYDSDHPLARGEVGKVGVPVGHIDDMEVLFREIPLDQMNTSMTINATAAWLLALYVATAERQGVAANQLRGTTQNDLIKEYLSRGTYVFPPEPSMRLISDMVAHTVNAIPKWNPVNICSYHLQEAGATPVQEIAYAMANAIAVLDAVKARDDVPDDVLPEVFARISFFLNAGIRFVEEICKGRAMTELWDELGRDRYGVGDPKLRRFRYGVQVNSLGLTEAQPENNVIRIVLEALGVTFSKKARCRALQLPAWNEALGLPRPWDQQWSLRIQQILAYETDLLEYPDLLDGSHVVEAKVEELKKAAQEELERVLAMGGAVAAVENAYMKQRLVESHTARLRAIESGELPIIGVNSYTETEPSPLVDDDDASILKVDDAAEREQIERLNAFRAKRNAADAKTALQGLRDALSNGENVMPPSIRAAHAGVTGGEWADTLRELFGEYRAPTGVVARESQVTDDANQRVRERVHACGERLGRPLKILVGKPGLDGHSNGAEQIAVKARDVGMEVVYDGIRLTPAEIVQSARDEGVHVIGLSILSGSHLILVLDVLAGLKDEGLSLPVVVGGIIPEEDAESLREAGVQRVYTPKDFDLTRIMGEVVDVVEASAGIG from the coding sequence ATGAACGACCCCGCCCGTCCGGAGCGAGACCGCCCCTGGGTCTTCCGCACCTACTCCGGCCATTCCTCGGCCGAAGCCAGCAATGCGCTCTACCGCTCGAACCTCGCGAAGGGGCAGACGGGCTTGTCGGTCGCCTTCGATCTGCCGACCCAGACCGGCTACGACTCGGATCATCCCCTGGCCCGAGGCGAGGTCGGTAAGGTCGGGGTGCCGGTCGGGCACATCGACGACATGGAGGTGTTGTTTCGGGAGATCCCGCTCGACCAGATGAACACCTCGATGACGATCAACGCCACGGCGGCCTGGCTGCTGGCGCTGTACGTCGCCACCGCCGAGCGGCAAGGTGTGGCCGCGAATCAACTGCGCGGCACCACCCAGAATGACCTGATCAAGGAATACCTCTCCCGCGGCACCTACGTGTTCCCGCCGGAGCCCTCGATGCGCCTGATCAGCGACATGGTGGCCCACACCGTGAACGCCATTCCGAAGTGGAACCCGGTCAATATCTGCTCGTATCACCTGCAGGAGGCCGGAGCGACTCCGGTACAGGAGATCGCGTACGCCATGGCCAACGCCATCGCGGTGCTCGATGCGGTGAAGGCACGCGACGACGTTCCGGACGATGTGCTTCCGGAGGTGTTCGCACGGATCTCGTTCTTCCTGAACGCGGGCATCCGGTTCGTGGAAGAGATCTGCAAGGGCCGCGCGATGACCGAGCTATGGGATGAGCTCGGCCGGGATCGCTACGGGGTCGGGGATCCGAAGCTGCGACGCTTCCGCTACGGCGTGCAGGTGAACAGCCTCGGCCTGACGGAAGCCCAGCCCGAGAACAACGTCATCCGCATCGTGCTCGAGGCCCTTGGCGTCACCTTCTCGAAGAAGGCCCGCTGCCGGGCTCTCCAGCTACCGGCCTGGAACGAGGCCCTGGGCCTGCCAAGGCCCTGGGACCAGCAGTGGTCGCTTCGTATCCAGCAGATCCTGGCCTACGAGACGGATCTGCTCGAATACCCGGATCTCCTGGACGGCTCTCATGTGGTGGAAGCCAAGGTCGAAGAGCTCAAGAAGGCGGCCCAGGAAGAACTCGAACGGGTCTTGGCCATGGGCGGTGCCGTAGCCGCGGTCGAGAACGCCTACATGAAGCAGCGGCTCGTGGAATCCCATACCGCGCGGCTGCGTGCGATCGAAAGCGGTGAGCTTCCGATCATCGGCGTGAACTCCTACACGGAGACCGAGCCGTCGCCGCTGGTGGACGACGACGACGCTTCGATCCTCAAGGTGGATGATGCCGCCGAGCGCGAGCAGATCGAACGGCTGAATGCCTTCCGGGCGAAACGCAACGCTGCGGATGCAAAGACGGCGCTCCAAGGCCTGCGCGACGCCCTGTCCAATGGCGAGAACGTCATGCCGCCCTCGATCCGCGCCGCCCATGCGGGCGTGACCGGTGGTGAGTGGGCCGACACCTTGCGGGAACTCTTCGGCGAGTACCGCGCCCCGACCGGCGTCGTGGCAAGGGAGTCCCAGGTGACGGACGATGCCAACCAGAGGGTGCGGGAGCGCGTGCATGCATGCGGGGAGCGCCTCGGCCGGCCTCTCAAGATCCTGGTGGGCAAACCCGGCCTGGACGGACACAGCAACGGCGCCGAGCAGATTGCCGTCAAGGCCCGGGACGTCGGCATGGAGGTCGTCTACGACGGGATCCGTCTGACCCCGGCGGAGATCGTGCAGTCTGCCCGGGACGAGGGCGTGCACGTGATCGGGCTCTCGATCCTCTCGGGTTCCCATCTGATCCTTGTGCTGGACGTACTCGCGGGCCTGAAAGACGAGGGGCTCAGCCTCCCGGTCGTCGTGGGCGGCATCATCCCCGAGGAAGATGCGGAAAGCCTGCGCGAAGCGGGTGTCCAGCGCGTCTACACGCCCAAGGATTTCGACCTCACCCGGATCATGGGCGAGGTCGTCGATGTCGTGGAGGCGAGCGCAGGCATTGGCTGA
- the meaB gene encoding methylmalonyl Co-A mutase-associated GTPase MeaB encodes MSWRRAQALADLGERLLARERAAVAPALNLVDDRRPEARQEATALLAGLEETVLFGGARRIGLTGAPGAGKSTLLGALVQRLRSRGQTVGVIAVDPSSQRTGGALLGDRMRVRSGSADPGVFIRSLAARDQLGGLAEAARASVTIVAAAFDVVLVETVGVGQSEGEVVDLVDTLVYVAQPGAGDLLQCMKAGILELPDVVAVNKADLGPVAERTANELMAGAGLGERTTEWVPPVVLVSAQEGTGLDEFESALDDHVESLGPNGLQERRRRGRDASVRVSLERRYGSHGLAAWGGHAKLEARLAEAQDRSGFALAAVLGLEIEAALRGGGSDL; translated from the coding sequence ATGTCGTGGAGGCGAGCGCAGGCATTGGCTGACCTGGGAGAGCGGCTGCTCGCACGCGAGCGCGCTGCGGTAGCCCCGGCGCTCAACCTGGTCGACGACCGCCGGCCCGAAGCACGGCAGGAAGCGACCGCGCTCCTGGCCGGCCTGGAGGAGACGGTCCTCTTCGGCGGCGCGCGGCGCATCGGGCTGACGGGAGCGCCTGGAGCAGGAAAATCGACCCTGCTCGGTGCCCTGGTGCAACGCTTGCGCAGCCGCGGCCAGACGGTGGGCGTGATCGCCGTCGACCCATCCAGCCAGCGCACGGGCGGCGCCTTGCTAGGCGATCGCATGCGCGTGCGTTCCGGATCGGCGGATCCGGGGGTGTTCATCCGTTCGTTGGCGGCACGAGATCAGCTCGGCGGGCTGGCCGAGGCGGCGCGCGCGAGCGTGACGATCGTGGCGGCCGCTTTCGATGTCGTACTGGTCGAAACCGTCGGCGTAGGACAAAGCGAAGGTGAGGTCGTCGACCTGGTCGATACGCTCGTCTACGTTGCGCAGCCCGGCGCCGGGGATCTCCTGCAATGCATGAAGGCCGGCATCCTCGAGCTACCCGATGTCGTGGCCGTCAACAAAGCCGATCTCGGTCCCGTGGCCGAGCGCACGGCCAATGAACTGATGGCAGGAGCCGGATTGGGAGAGCGCACGACGGAATGGGTGCCGCCGGTGGTGCTCGTCTCCGCCCAGGAGGGCACGGGCCTGGACGAATTCGAGAGCGCCCTCGACGACCACGTGGAGAGCCTTGGACCGAACGGGCTCCAGGAGCGCCGGCGGCGCGGCCGAGACGCAAGCGTTCGCGTGAGCCTCGAAAGGCGCTACGGCAGCCATGGCCTGGCGGCCTGGGGAGGCCATGCGAAGCTGGAAGCGCGCCTGGCCGAGGCGCAGGATCGCTCGGGCTTCGCGTTGGCCGCCGTCCTCGGCCTGGAGATCGAAGCTGCACTGCGCGGCGGAGGGAGCGACCTGTGA
- a CDS encoding cob(I)yrinic acid a,c-diamide adenosyltransferase: MKIYTKRGDRGETDLLGGERVGKDHQRVEAYGAVDELNSVLGMAAAASSQEDIGELVQGLQSTLFDLGAYLASPDAERRAKSRVPEPRAEDVEVLEKQIDAFESELEPLRRFILPGGTAAAAAFHLARTVCRRAERRAVSLDRADALDPLALRFLNRLSDLLFVLARVENHRAGVPDVDWEGRS, encoded by the coding sequence GTGAAGATCTATACGAAGCGTGGCGATCGCGGTGAGACGGATCTGTTGGGTGGGGAGCGGGTTGGCAAGGACCACCAGCGTGTCGAGGCGTATGGTGCGGTGGATGAGCTCAATTCCGTCCTTGGAATGGCTGCTGCGGCCTCGTCGCAGGAGGACATTGGCGAACTGGTTCAGGGCCTCCAGAGCACGCTATTCGATCTAGGCGCCTACCTTGCTTCGCCGGACGCGGAGCGGAGGGCGAAGAGTCGCGTTCCCGAGCCTCGGGCTGAGGATGTCGAAGTCCTGGAGAAGCAGATCGATGCGTTCGAGTCCGAACTCGAACCCTTGCGTCGGTTCATTCTTCCCGGTGGGACGGCGGCTGCGGCGGCCTTCCACCTGGCGCGAACCGTGTGCCGAAGGGCGGAGCGCCGCGCTGTCAGCCTCGATCGGGCTGACGCGCTCGATCCGCTGGCGCTGCGTTTCCTGAATCGGCTATCCGATCTGCTCTTCGTGCTCGCCCGGGTCGAGAACCATCGGGCCGGAGTTCCCGACGTGGATTGGGAAGGACGGAGCTAG
- a CDS encoding DUF1080 domain-containing protein: MGYLTRVLLIGLVGFTLGCSHQAALEPEEAGTDFPVQGEYSSRDPALGAQVVARGGGTFDLVLHDGGLPGAGADLASRQVFEGAWKGSSVLFSGPWQLRIEAGLLHGVRPGGDAFTLPKTERESPTLGAAPPEGAVVLFDGKGPGGFDGEVDERGQLEAGAESREAFGSFDLHLEFRTPFMPTASGQGRGNSGVYLQNRYEIQVLDSFGETGEWNECGGIYEVAKPDVNMALPPLAWQTYDIAFRAARFDEGGAKLAAARVTVRHNGVVIHYDLELPGPTGLGDDESAAPGPLYLQDHWDPVFYRNVWLVPRPLL; this comes from the coding sequence TTGGGATATCTGACTCGTGTCCTACTGATCGGGCTGGTTGGCTTCACGCTGGGTTGTTCCCATCAAGCCGCCCTCGAACCGGAAGAGGCCGGCACCGATTTCCCGGTGCAGGGGGAGTACAGCTCGCGGGATCCGGCCCTCGGTGCCCAGGTCGTGGCGCGGGGCGGTGGCACGTTCGATCTCGTGCTCCACGACGGCGGCCTGCCGGGCGCAGGCGCCGACCTTGCGAGCCGCCAGGTTTTCGAAGGCGCGTGGAAGGGTTCGTCCGTCCTCTTTTCTGGGCCTTGGCAGCTTCGCATCGAGGCAGGCCTGCTGCATGGAGTTCGTCCGGGCGGTGACGCCTTCACGCTGCCGAAGACCGAACGCGAAAGCCCGACCCTCGGTGCTGCGCCTCCTGAGGGCGCGGTCGTCCTGTTCGATGGGAAGGGCCCGGGTGGGTTCGACGGTGAGGTCGACGAGCGGGGCCAGCTCGAGGCAGGTGCCGAGAGCCGCGAAGCCTTCGGTAGCTTCGATCTCCACCTGGAGTTCCGTACACCCTTCATGCCGACTGCCAGTGGCCAGGGACGCGGCAACAGCGGTGTCTACCTGCAGAATCGCTACGAGATCCAGGTGCTCGATTCCTTCGGCGAGACCGGCGAATGGAACGAGTGCGGAGGCATCTACGAGGTTGCCAAACCGGATGTGAACATGGCCTTGCCGCCACTCGCCTGGCAGACCTACGACATCGCCTTTCGCGCCGCTCGCTTCGACGAAGGCGGCGCCAAGCTGGCAGCGGCGCGGGTCACGGTCCGCCACAACGGAGTCGTGATTCACTACGACCTGGAGCTGCCCGGCCCGACCGGGCTAGGGGACGACGAGAGCGCCGCACCGGGTCCGCTCTACCTCCAGGACCATTGGGACCCGGTTTTCTACCGGAACGTCTGGCTGGTTCCCCGCCCGCTACTCTAA
- a CDS encoding serine acetyltransferase, whose amino-acid sequence MSSKSLQEVCAATAASLSTPRGDALAKADEEGYPDWTRSVAWVERLKNVILHERNEYALSSEIPDLASGLAALLADVRREEGFDPGAAVSGFISRLPQVRAQLAEDIEAAFEGDPAARSFGEIIVSYPSIHAITIYRLAHVLVGLGVPQLPRIMSEHAHARTGIDIHPGATIGRRLFIDHGTGVVIGESSQIGDDVRLYHGVTLGAFSPRRGQTLRGTKRHPTIGDNVTIYPGATILGGETVIGSGSVVNGNAYVTESVPPNSRVIPEAPRQEVRQRAGAETKPEQMHWDI is encoded by the coding sequence ATGAGTTCGAAGTCGCTCCAAGAGGTGTGCGCAGCCACGGCTGCAAGCCTATCGACTCCGCGCGGCGACGCGCTCGCGAAGGCCGACGAAGAAGGGTATCCGGACTGGACCCGGTCCGTCGCGTGGGTAGAGCGTTTGAAGAACGTGATCCTCCACGAGCGGAACGAATACGCTCTATCCAGCGAGATTCCGGACCTGGCGAGTGGACTCGCGGCGCTCCTCGCCGACGTGCGTCGTGAAGAGGGCTTCGATCCGGGTGCGGCGGTTTCCGGATTCATCTCCCGTCTTCCCCAGGTGCGCGCCCAGCTGGCCGAGGATATCGAGGCGGCGTTCGAGGGCGATCCGGCCGCACGCAGCTTCGGCGAGATCATCGTTTCCTATCCGTCGATTCATGCGATCACGATCTACCGGCTGGCTCATGTCCTCGTCGGGTTGGGGGTGCCCCAACTCCCGCGAATCATGTCCGAACACGCCCACGCGCGCACGGGCATCGATATCCACCCGGGCGCGACGATCGGGCGGCGCCTGTTCATCGATCATGGAACGGGCGTGGTGATCGGTGAGAGCAGTCAGATCGGTGATGATGTGCGGCTCTATCACGGAGTTACGTTAGGCGCATTTTCTCCGCGCCGCGGTCAGACGCTCCGGGGGACGAAGCGCCATCCGACGATCGGCGACAACGTGACGATCTATCCCGGTGCAACCATCCTGGGCGGCGAGACCGTGATCGGGAGCGGTAGTGTCGTGAACGGCAACGCCTACGTGACTGAATCCGTGCCGCCGAACTCCCGGGTCATCCCGGAAGCGCCGCGCCAGGAGGTGCGCCAGCGGGCTGGCGCCGAGACGAAACCGGAGCAAATGCATTGGGATATCTGA
- a CDS encoding NUDIX hydrolase has product MSGSQAEAELSAGGVVTRPTGSETEILIADQVDWNTGRRNVRLPKGHLEAGESLEEAAVREVAEEVGVKARILLPLEPVHYAFWHEARGCFIPKVVHYFLMEFVSGECQALDGEMEQVHWCSLDTAQERLTFEGERAVVGEAQRLLGSHDPSGT; this is encoded by the coding sequence GTGAGTGGATCGCAGGCCGAGGCGGAACTCTCTGCCGGAGGCGTCGTGACCCGCCCGACTGGCTCGGAGACCGAGATCTTGATCGCCGACCAGGTGGATTGGAATACCGGCCGGCGCAATGTGCGTTTGCCAAAGGGCCATCTGGAGGCCGGCGAGAGCCTGGAAGAGGCCGCTGTCCGGGAGGTCGCCGAGGAAGTCGGGGTGAAGGCGCGGATCCTCCTGCCGCTCGAGCCCGTCCACTACGCCTTCTGGCACGAAGCCCGCGGCTGCTTCATACCGAAAGTCGTGCACTACTTCTTGATGGAGTTCGTTTCCGGCGAGTGCCAGGCCCTCGACGGCGAAATGGAACAGGTTCATTGGTGCAGCCTCGACACCGCGCAGGAACGGCTCACGTTTGAAGGCGAGCGAGCCGTGGTGGGTGAGGCCCAGCGGCTGCTAGGCTCGCATGACCCCTCGGGCACCTGA
- a CDS encoding PD-(D/E)XK nuclease family protein, whose product MQKTFSPSSLNCFENCPRQYYYRYVEKLPVESEGIEAFVGKRVHEVLERLYTFVDRGMVPSLEQVIYRYHVLFAEHYDADRIRIVRKEMDAEAYRKNGTRCIENYYRKHYPFDADETLGLETKIQFRIDAAGRYPIRGIIDRLVRAQDGVLEIHDFKTGRRVPRQEELDKDRQLGLYELGIRDQMGEEGEIRLVWHFVMNNQTRVSCRSDAQRDRLKRKTGLAIDAIRTEETWEPKESGLCGWCEFRGACPAFAHERDDEPPQQPDQPDLFAGASGGK is encoded by the coding sequence GTGCAAAAGACCTTCAGTCCGTCCAGCCTGAACTGTTTCGAGAACTGTCCGCGGCAGTACTACTACCGGTACGTCGAAAAGCTTCCCGTCGAGTCCGAAGGCATCGAGGCGTTCGTGGGAAAGCGCGTCCACGAGGTCCTCGAGCGCCTCTACACCTTCGTCGACCGAGGCATGGTTCCCTCCCTCGAGCAGGTGATCTATCGCTACCACGTGCTCTTCGCCGAGCACTACGACGCGGATCGCATCCGGATCGTTCGCAAGGAGATGGATGCGGAGGCCTACCGGAAGAACGGAACCCGCTGCATCGAGAACTACTACCGGAAGCACTACCCCTTCGATGCGGACGAGACCCTCGGGCTCGAGACGAAGATCCAATTTCGGATCGACGCGGCGGGCCGCTATCCGATCCGGGGCATCATCGACCGCCTGGTGCGCGCTCAGGATGGCGTACTCGAGATCCACGATTTCAAGACCGGGCGGCGCGTTCCCAGGCAGGAAGAGCTGGACAAGGATCGCCAGCTCGGCCTCTACGAACTCGGCATCCGCGATCAAATGGGCGAGGAAGGTGAGATTCGCCTGGTCTGGCATTTCGTCATGAACAACCAGACCCGGGTTTCGTGTCGCTCGGATGCCCAACGCGACCGGTTGAAGCGTAAGACGGGCCTGGCCATCGACGCGATCCGAACGGAAGAAACGTGGGAGCCCAAGGAATCCGGGCTCTGCGGCTGGTGCGAGTTCCGCGGCGCGTGCCCGGCCTTTGCCCATGAACGCGATGACGAGCCTCCCCAGCAGCCCGATCAGCCCGACCTGTTTGCCGGAGCCAGCGGCGGCAAGTGA
- a CDS encoding acyl-CoA thioesterase: protein MIEAPPSSAAVSTVLHRVPFYETDAMGVVHHSNYVRYLELARIRWMDEHHRPYREYVAEDRHFATTRVEVDYKRVTRFDEEVGIACWLEWIRGASLRMAYRLEGPDGLLAVGATEHALVDTEGRVRRIPATDREQMRTLLAK from the coding sequence GTGATCGAAGCGCCCCCCTCTTCTGCCGCCGTCAGCACCGTCCTGCACCGCGTGCCTTTCTACGAGACCGATGCGATGGGCGTCGTCCACCACTCCAACTACGTGCGCTACCTGGAGCTCGCCCGCATCCGGTGGATGGATGAGCACCACCGCCCCTACCGGGAGTACGTGGCCGAGGATCGACACTTCGCCACCACCCGGGTCGAAGTCGACTACAAGCGCGTCACACGTTTCGATGAGGAAGTCGGCATCGCGTGTTGGCTCGAGTGGATCCGCGGCGCCTCTTTGCGCATGGCCTACCGATTGGAAGGCCCCGACGGCCTGCTCGCCGTCGGCGCCACGGAGCACGCCCTCGTCGATACCGAGGGCCGCGTGCGCCGCATTCCCGCCACCGACCGCGAACAGATGCGCACCCTCCTGGCCAAATAA
- a CDS encoding DUF1232 domain-containing protein yields MSASQGDGRTPSVEIELGSREQRFYDRIRGQLQAPVHGASTGLKDILLLLPDLTVLMFRLLRDERVAVGDKAIALLGIGYVLSPVDLIPEFLFGPFGLIDDVLVISATLSRLVNHVHPDIVRSHWAGQGDALDAIQRLTGWAEDQFTGRLGKVVPAG; encoded by the coding sequence ATGAGCGCTAGTCAAGGCGACGGTCGCACGCCCTCCGTCGAGATCGAACTCGGGAGCCGGGAGCAACGCTTCTACGATCGCATTCGCGGACAACTGCAGGCACCGGTCCATGGTGCGTCGACCGGGCTGAAGGACATCCTGCTCCTGCTTCCGGATCTCACCGTGCTGATGTTCCGCTTGTTGCGCGACGAGCGGGTGGCGGTCGGAGACAAGGCCATCGCCCTGCTCGGGATCGGCTACGTGCTGTCACCCGTCGACCTGATCCCAGAGTTCCTGTTCGGCCCGTTTGGCCTCATCGACGATGTGCTCGTGATTTCCGCGACACTCTCCCGGCTGGTCAACCACGTTCACCCGGACATCGTCCGCTCCCACTGGGCCGGCCAGGGAGACGCTCTCGATGCGATCCAACGCCTCACTGGCTGGGCTGAAGACCAGTTCACCGGCCGTCTGGGAAAGGTCGTCCCCGCTGGTTGA